A window of Shewanella mesophila contains these coding sequences:
- a CDS encoding anthranilate synthase component 1, translated as MAYDTLARVSTVKERITYHDDPLSLYQHLTQNAPHTMLLESAEIDSKDHLKSIVMTHAAMMIRCEGYSLTFTALNANGQSLLLPIKAHFKLDNAILSNDTLTLRLTKNPELLDEDARLKSTSPLDGLRTLIQHIDTGSNSAFESLFLGGVLAYDLIDTVEPLPQVPDSDNSCPDYLFYLAETLILVDHQQQQADIITHNFCDQLAVSETLSTRMSELKQACQQLHPIEALTPIDADPQVNISDDAFKSIVNDLKCHIVAGDIFQVVPSRSFSLPCPNTLGAYRALRLTNPSPYMFYFRGDDFTLFGASPESALKYEASTNQVEIYPIAGTRKRGKTNDGQIDFDLDSRIELELRLDKKELSEHLMLVDLARNDVARISQSGSRKVPELLKVDRYSHVMHLVSRVTGQLREDLDALHAYQACMNMGTLTGAPKVSAAQLIRGAEKARRGSYGGAVGYVNGLGDMDTCIVIRSAFVKNGVAHIQAGAGVVYDSDPQAEADETRQKAQAVISAIKMGGGL; from the coding sequence ATGGCGTATGACACTCTGGCAAGAGTCAGCACAGTGAAGGAGCGGATCACCTACCATGATGACCCCCTTAGTTTATATCAACACCTGACTCAAAATGCGCCGCACACTATGCTGCTAGAATCGGCAGAGATAGACAGCAAAGATCACCTAAAAAGCATAGTAATGACCCACGCGGCAATGATGATCCGCTGTGAAGGATACAGCCTGACGTTTACCGCATTAAATGCCAATGGACAGTCGCTACTATTACCTATCAAGGCCCATTTTAAGCTTGATAATGCCATCTTATCTAACGATACCCTGACATTACGCCTAACCAAAAATCCTGAGTTACTCGATGAAGATGCAAGACTAAAATCGACATCACCACTAGATGGCCTTAGAACCTTAATTCAGCATATCGATACTGGTAGCAACAGCGCATTTGAATCACTGTTTTTAGGTGGCGTGCTTGCCTACGACCTAATTGACACCGTTGAACCATTACCCCAAGTGCCAGATAGTGATAATAGCTGCCCAGATTATCTGTTCTATCTAGCCGAAACCCTGATTTTGGTCGACCATCAACAGCAACAAGCCGATATCATCACTCACAATTTTTGCGACCAATTAGCCGTATCAGAGACGCTGTCGACGCGAATGAGTGAACTGAAACAAGCCTGCCAACAGTTACACCCTATTGAAGCATTAACGCCTATCGATGCTGACCCCCAAGTCAATATCAGTGACGATGCGTTTAAATCGATTGTAAATGATCTTAAGTGCCATATCGTTGCCGGTGATATTTTTCAGGTGGTGCCTTCTCGCAGCTTTAGCTTGCCTTGCCCTAACACGCTAGGCGCCTATCGCGCGCTACGTTTGACTAATCCTAGCCCCTATATGTTCTATTTTAGAGGTGATGACTTTACCCTGTTTGGCGCATCGCCAGAGAGCGCGCTTAAATATGAGGCCTCAACCAATCAAGTGGAGATCTATCCCATTGCGGGTACCCGCAAACGCGGCAAAACCAATGATGGTCAGATAGATTTTGATCTCGACAGCCGCATTGAGCTAGAGCTTAGGCTAGACAAGAAAGAGCTTTCGGAGCACCTGATGCTCGTCGATCTCGCTCGCAACGATGTCGCCCGCATAAGCCAAAGTGGTAGCCGCAAAGTGCCAGAGTTACTTAAAGTCGATCGCTACTCCCATGTAATGCATCTAGTTAGCCGAGTCACGGGGCAGTTACGTGAAGATTTAGATGCGCTCCACGCTTATCAAGCTTGCATGAATATGGGCACCTTAACAGGCGCACCTAAAGTTAGCGCGGCACAACTTATCCGCGGCGCAGAGAAAGCCAGGCGAGGCAGCTACGGCGGCGCAGTGGGTTATGTTAATGGCCTAGGCGATATGGATACCTGTATTGTGATCCGCTCTGCATTTGTCAAAAATGGGGTTGCCCATATTCAAGCTGGCGCTGGGGTGGTGTATGACTCAGATCCTCAAGCCGAAGCCGATGAAACGCGTCAAAAAGCCCAAGCCGTTATTTCAGCCATCAAGATGGGAGGTGGGCTATGA
- a CDS encoding aminodeoxychorismate/anthranilate synthase component II, protein MKLYLLDNFDSFTYNLVDQFRSLGYEVVIYRNDLSASFIADKLLSETEKSALVLSPGPGAPHEAGCLMALIALVAGKVPMLGICLGHQAMVEHFGGKVERANQVVHGKASPTVHNGQGIFTHLPSPLPVARYHSLVATKVPECLAVIATTDEMPMAISHKNYKAIGFQFHPESILTTLGSQLLTQTLTYLTSEEPLLTTHEGAL, encoded by the coding sequence ATGAAACTCTACCTATTAGATAACTTTGATTCTTTTACCTACAACCTCGTCGATCAATTTAGAAGCCTTGGCTATGAAGTCGTGATCTACCGTAACGACTTAAGCGCTAGCTTTATTGCAGACAAATTGCTTAGCGAAACTGAAAAATCGGCGTTAGTGCTATCACCCGGACCTGGCGCTCCCCATGAAGCAGGCTGTTTAATGGCGCTTATTGCACTCGTTGCCGGCAAAGTTCCCATGCTGGGGATCTGCTTAGGTCATCAGGCCATGGTCGAGCATTTTGGTGGCAAAGTTGAGCGCGCGAACCAAGTGGTACACGGTAAAGCCAGCCCGACAGTACATAATGGTCAAGGCATTTTTACTCATCTCCCTTCCCCTTTACCTGTTGCCCGTTACCACAGCCTGGTGGCCACCAAAGTACCAGAGTGCTTAGCGGTCATAGCGACGACCGATGAGATGCCGATGGCGATTTCCCATAAAAATTATAAAGCCATAGGCTTTCAGTTCCATCCTGAATCAATTCTGACCACATTAGGTAGTCAACTATTAACCCAAACTCTGACCTATTTAACCAGCGAAGAACCACTCTTGACCACCCATGAAGGAGCACTGTAA
- the trpD gene encoding anthranilate phosphoribosyltransferase, with amino-acid sequence MSDLQVIIDKLYSGQSVSRDEAEQLFSTIIQGEMNEATMAGMLVAMKMRGETIDEISGAADALRAAAKIFPIPSEATRRQGIVDIVGTGGDGHNTINISTTAAFVAAAAGAKVAKHGNRSVSSKSGSSDLLSQFGIDLTMAPETARDCLDKLGLCFLFAPHYHGGVRHAVPVRQALKTRTLFNLLGPLINPARPDYILLGVYNSELVEPIANVLKTLGLKRAMVVHGSGLDEVAVHGETLVCELKDNEIVQYTLTPAALGVDQASLAELEGGSPAENAAITRAILQGQGNRAHRDAVAVNAGCALYISGNCDSPLAGVKLALTTLDSGKAFTLLEQLADASSHQLG; translated from the coding sequence ATGAGCGACCTACAAGTTATTATCGATAAATTATACTCAGGTCAGAGTGTGAGCCGTGATGAAGCCGAACAACTTTTCAGTACCATTATTCAAGGTGAAATGAACGAAGCCACAATGGCGGGCATGTTGGTGGCCATGAAAATGCGTGGTGAAACCATTGATGAGATATCCGGTGCAGCCGATGCCCTTCGGGCCGCCGCTAAAATATTCCCCATTCCCAGTGAAGCGACCCGTCGCCAAGGCATTGTCGACATTGTCGGCACGGGCGGAGATGGACACAACACCATCAATATCTCAACCACTGCCGCCTTTGTCGCCGCGGCGGCTGGGGCAAAAGTGGCTAAGCACGGTAATCGAAGTGTATCGAGCAAATCAGGCTCTTCGGATCTGTTATCCCAGTTCGGTATCGATCTGACTATGGCTCCTGAAACCGCAAGGGACTGTCTCGATAAGCTGGGATTGTGTTTTCTATTCGCGCCTCACTACCATGGAGGTGTACGCCATGCTGTACCTGTGCGCCAAGCACTCAAAACCCGAACCTTGTTTAATCTATTAGGGCCATTAATCAATCCAGCGCGTCCCGACTATATTCTACTTGGTGTCTACAACAGTGAATTGGTCGAACCTATCGCGAATGTGCTCAAAACACTCGGCTTAAAACGCGCGATGGTGGTTCATGGCAGTGGCTTAGATGAAGTGGCCGTTCATGGCGAGACCTTAGTATGTGAACTCAAGGATAATGAGATAGTTCAATATACGCTCACACCAGCTGCTCTAGGAGTTGATCAAGCTTCATTGGCCGAGCTTGAAGGCGGCAGCCCTGCTGAAAATGCCGCGATCACTCGCGCCATTTTACAAGGCCAAGGCAATCGGGCACATCGAGATGCGGTGGCCGTTAACGCTGGCTGTGCACTGTATATTTCAGGTAATTGCGACAGCCCATTAGCGGGGGTAAAACTGGCGTTAACCACCCTAGATAGTGGCAAGGCGTTTACGCTACTTGAGCAGTTAGCCGATGCTAGCAGCCACCAACTTGGATAA
- the trpCF gene encoding bifunctional indole-3-glycerol-phosphate synthase TrpC/phosphoribosylanthranilate isomerase TrpF gives MSSQAAPSQSNELAKSNVLTKIVATKAAHIAALKARFPEASLQPKQSDRSLFAALKAPNAGFIFECKKASPSKGLIRKDFNLEAIADVYQDYAAGISVLTDEQFFQGDMDYIPKVRARVTQPILCKDFFVDTYQVKLAAHQGADAILLMLSVLDDEQYLTLAAEANKYQLDMLTEVSNEEELTRAIALNAKIIGINNRDLRDLSTDLATTEALAPHIPADRVVISESGIYNQAQVRRLSPLVDGFLVGSSLMAEDDLDLACRTLIFGHNKVCGMTRSADLQAVAEAGAVYAGLIFAQKSPRYITPDQALALTSTQRANGKSLNFVGVFVNEAPQVISDIAKLLDLFAVQLHGNESEYEIDQVRKALNAAGAQAQIWKAVAVDMDTESPDSSVAVPANVDRVLFDSKTAQASGTQFGGTGQTFNWQLSLPNKTHAMLAGGLTADNAFDAVRQGFYGLDFNSGLESKPGIKADDKIAAAFSALRAY, from the coding sequence GTGAGTAGTCAAGCAGCGCCATCTCAAAGTAACGAGCTAGCAAAGAGTAACGTATTAACAAAAATCGTCGCAACCAAGGCTGCCCATATCGCGGCGCTAAAAGCTCGATTTCCAGAAGCCTCCCTGCAGCCAAAACAATCTGATCGCAGCCTTTTTGCCGCCTTAAAGGCACCGAATGCAGGCTTTATATTCGAATGTAAAAAGGCGAGTCCATCTAAAGGGCTGATACGAAAAGATTTTAATCTTGAAGCCATTGCTGATGTCTACCAAGATTATGCAGCTGGGATCTCTGTGCTTACCGATGAGCAGTTTTTCCAGGGCGATATGGACTATATCCCCAAGGTGCGTGCTCGAGTGACCCAACCTATTCTGTGTAAAGACTTTTTTGTCGACACTTATCAAGTAAAACTCGCAGCGCATCAAGGCGCCGATGCCATTTTGCTAATGCTGTCGGTTCTCGACGATGAGCAGTACCTTACCCTTGCAGCCGAAGCGAATAAGTATCAACTCGACATGCTGACTGAAGTCAGCAACGAGGAGGAACTGACACGAGCAATCGCCTTAAATGCAAAGATTATCGGCATCAACAACCGTGATCTGCGAGATCTATCGACCGATTTAGCCACCACAGAAGCGCTTGCGCCTCATATCCCAGCCGATCGGGTTGTGATAAGCGAATCGGGGATCTATAACCAAGCCCAGGTACGTCGCTTAAGCCCATTAGTCGATGGCTTCTTAGTAGGTAGTTCGTTAATGGCTGAAGACGATTTAGATTTGGCTTGTCGCACCTTAATTTTTGGCCACAACAAGGTGTGTGGTATGACACGTAGCGCCGATCTGCAAGCGGTTGCTGAGGCTGGCGCGGTATACGCTGGGCTTATTTTTGCGCAGAAGTCACCGCGTTATATCACGCCTGATCAAGCTTTAGCACTAACAAGCACCCAGCGCGCCAATGGTAAATCCCTTAACTTTGTTGGGGTGTTTGTCAATGAAGCGCCGCAGGTGATTAGCGATATCGCAAAATTACTCGACTTATTTGCAGTGCAGCTGCACGGCAACGAATCAGAATATGAGATAGACCAAGTGCGAAAAGCTCTCAATGCTGCTGGCGCTCAAGCACAGATTTGGAAAGCCGTTGCCGTCGATATGGATACAGAATCGCCGGACTCTAGTGTCGCGGTTCCGGCAAATGTGGATCGCGTCCTATTTGACAGCAAAACAGCTCAAGCAAGTGGAACCCAATTTGGCGGCACTGGGCAAACATTTAACTGGCAATTATCACTGCCAAACAAGACACACGCCATGTTGGCTGGCGGCCTAACCGCTGACAATGCCTTTGATGCCGTTAGACAAGGATTTTACGGCCTTGACTTTAACTCTGGACTAGAGAGTAAGCCCGGTATCAAGGCTGATGACAAAATAGCCGCCGCATTTAGTGCTCTTAGAGCCTATTGA
- the trpB gene encoding tryptophan synthase subunit beta, whose protein sequence is MTKLDPYFGEYGGMYVPQILMPALKQLESAFIDAQQDDAFQTEFNDLLKNYAGRPTALTLTRNLSPNPLVKIYLKREDLLHGGAHKTNQVLGQALLAKRMGKKEIIAETGAGQHGVATALACALLGLKCKVYMGAKDVERQSPNVFRMKLMGAEVIPVTSGSSTLKDACNEAMRDWSGSYDKAHYLLGTAAGPHPFPTIVREFQRMIGEETKRQILEREGRLPDAVIACVGGGSNAIGMFADFIDEPSVQLIGVEPAGLGIDTPMHGAPLKHGKTGIFFGMKAPLMQDKEGQIEESYSISAGLDFPSVGPQHAHLAATGRATYESATDDEALDAFQLLARCEGIIPALESAHALAYAVKLAKQATKETILVVNLSGRGDKDIFTVADILEQRTPAATQESGNE, encoded by the coding sequence ATGACTAAGCTCGATCCCTATTTCGGCGAATACGGTGGTATGTATGTACCGCAAATATTGATGCCTGCGCTAAAGCAATTAGAATCTGCATTTATCGATGCGCAGCAAGACGATGCCTTTCAAACCGAATTTAACGATCTACTCAAAAACTATGCGGGTCGTCCGACGGCATTAACCTTGACTCGTAACTTAAGCCCCAACCCGCTGGTAAAAATCTATCTTAAACGAGAAGACTTACTCCACGGCGGCGCCCATAAAACAAACCAAGTGTTAGGCCAAGCCTTACTCGCTAAGCGTATGGGTAAGAAAGAGATCATTGCCGAAACTGGCGCCGGTCAACATGGAGTAGCTACGGCCCTAGCCTGCGCCTTATTGGGACTAAAATGTAAAGTCTACATGGGCGCAAAAGATGTCGAACGCCAATCACCTAACGTATTCAGAATGAAGTTAATGGGCGCCGAAGTGATCCCTGTAACATCGGGTTCCTCCACCCTAAAAGATGCGTGCAACGAAGCGATGCGCGACTGGTCTGGTAGTTACGATAAGGCCCATTATCTGCTCGGCACGGCTGCGGGACCACATCCCTTCCCGACTATAGTACGTGAATTCCAACGCATGATAGGTGAAGAAACCAAGAGGCAGATATTAGAACGTGAAGGACGTCTTCCCGATGCGGTGATCGCCTGTGTCGGTGGAGGCTCAAATGCCATCGGCATGTTTGCCGATTTTATCGATGAGCCCTCAGTACAGCTCATTGGCGTAGAGCCTGCTGGCCTAGGGATCGACACGCCTATGCATGGCGCGCCATTAAAGCATGGGAAGACAGGGATTTTCTTTGGTATGAAAGCGCCCTTAATGCAGGATAAAGAGGGACAGATTGAAGAATCTTACTCTATCTCTGCTGGACTCGATTTCCCCTCAGTTGGGCCACAACACGCCCACCTCGCAGCCACAGGTCGTGCGACCTATGAGTCTGCAACCGATGATGAAGCATTAGACGCATTTCAGTTACTGGCCAGATGCGAAGGGATCATTCCAGCACTTGAGTCGGCCCACGCTTTAGCTTATGCAGTTAAGCTAGCAAAGCAAGCGACCAAGGAAACCATCTTAGTGGTTAACCTTTCAGGCCGAGGCGACAAAGATATCTTTACTGTCGCAGATATTCTTGAGCAAAGAACACCAGCAGCAACACAGGAGAGCGGCAATGAGTAA
- the trpA gene encoding tryptophan synthase subunit alpha — MSNRYQALFAALGAKHQGAFVPFVTLGDPSPELSLKIVDTLVENGADALELGFPFSDPLADGPVIQGANLRSLAAGTTPTLCFEMLTEIRTKYPDLPIGLLLYANLVYANGIDNFYAKAQAAGVDSVLIADVPVEEAEPFIIAAKSHGIAPIFIAPPNADSDTLKLVSEKGEGYTYLLSRAGVTGTESKAGMPISDILTRLKQFNGAPPLLGFGIAEPEQVKDAIDAGAAGAISGSAVVKIIAANKDNATELLSALAKFTRNMKAAT; from the coding sequence ATGAGTAACCGTTATCAAGCACTATTCGCCGCACTAGGGGCCAAACATCAAGGCGCATTCGTTCCCTTCGTGACATTAGGAGATCCTAGTCCCGAGCTGTCACTTAAGATAGTTGATACCTTAGTCGAAAACGGCGCCGATGCATTGGAGCTTGGATTCCCCTTCTCCGATCCGCTCGCCGATGGTCCAGTGATCCAAGGCGCTAACTTGCGCTCACTGGCCGCAGGGACAACACCGACACTATGCTTCGAGATGTTGACAGAGATCCGCACCAAGTATCCAGATCTACCTATTGGCTTGCTGCTATATGCCAACTTAGTCTATGCCAATGGCATAGATAATTTTTATGCTAAGGCACAAGCGGCAGGCGTAGACTCAGTGCTGATCGCCGATGTGCCCGTTGAAGAGGCTGAGCCGTTTATTATTGCTGCAAAATCCCATGGTATAGCGCCAATTTTTATCGCACCGCCAAATGCCGATAGCGATACGCTTAAACTGGTATCTGAGAAAGGTGAAGGCTATACCTATTTACTGTCGCGAGCTGGAGTAACTGGAACCGAATCGAAAGCTGGCATGCCGATTAGCGATATTTTAACGCGCTTGAAGCAGTTTAATGGTGCACCACCCTTGCTCGGATTTGGCATTGCAGAGCCAGAGCAAGTAAAAGACGCTATCGACGCCGGTGCAGCAGGCGCCATTTCAGGGTCCGCTGTGGTCAAGATAATTGCAGCGAATAAAGATAATGCAACTGAACTGTTATCTGCGCTCGCTAAATTCACTCGAAACATGAAAGCGGCCACATAA
- a CDS encoding DUF6482 family protein: MAMTHDQLKQEFSLKQMDLTIINTADSTHYLSGGEDKQGNFYALTDKQNHPIAYPSLEQAKTKMKLMGVSQATFELNTAYDEMIRVAANNQSKSSINLQF; the protein is encoded by the coding sequence ATGGCGATGACACACGATCAACTAAAGCAAGAATTTAGCCTAAAACAGATGGACCTTACGATTATTAATACTGCAGACTCAACCCATTACCTATCAGGTGGCGAGGATAAACAGGGCAATTTCTATGCGCTAACCGATAAGCAAAATCACCCAATAGCGTATCCCTCACTTGAGCAAGCCAAGACAAAAATGAAGCTGATGGGAGTAAGCCAAGCCACATTTGAGCTAAATACCGCCTATGACGAGATGATCAGGGTAGCGGCAAATAACCAGAGTAAATCCAGCATTAACCTACAGTTTTAA
- a CDS encoding DUF3081 family protein: MIIEINLTRVLYAYGAITSKGSKGNNTYVYQGVTAWSDFDGYTCYIQFNKVTLTLLFHGKYLLDYPSQSELSLFLKKLNKLAS; encoded by the coding sequence ATGATCATTGAGATAAACCTCACAAGAGTGCTTTACGCCTATGGAGCTATCACATCGAAAGGTTCAAAGGGAAACAACACCTATGTTTATCAAGGTGTTACTGCTTGGAGTGATTTTGATGGCTATACTTGTTATATCCAATTCAATAAAGTGACATTGACCTTGTTGTTCCACGGCAAGTATCTACTCGACTATCCAAGCCAATCAGAACTGTCACTGTTTTTAAAAAAGCTAAACAAACTTGCAAGTTAA
- a CDS encoding HAD family hydrolase: MMQLFNNTFKGVIFDLDGTLVSSSLDFTALKLAIACPLDRDILTFIDSLPVAQARSAIDIIEQAELIDANSATRLNGTLALLDFLLLQQIPMAIVTRNSHLAAKIKIDRNELPIELVYTRDDGPAKPDPTCLNRIAELWQIEPDKIAYVGDHFYDVEAANRAGMRSVLLNFDSPRDHQHQADFVFRDLQQLLHAIPSISLCA, encoded by the coding sequence ATGATGCAACTGTTTAATAACACTTTTAAAGGCGTCATATTTGACCTCGATGGCACCTTAGTGAGTTCAAGTTTAGACTTCACTGCGCTAAAACTGGCGATCGCTTGTCCACTAGATCGTGATATTTTGACCTTCATAGACTCTCTGCCAGTCGCTCAGGCCAGATCTGCAATTGACATTATTGAGCAAGCCGAACTCATCGACGCAAACAGTGCTACGCGTTTAAACGGAACATTAGCCCTACTCGATTTTCTGTTATTGCAGCAGATCCCGATGGCTATAGTGACTCGTAACAGCCATTTGGCCGCCAAGATAAAAATTGACCGAAATGAGTTACCAATAGAATTAGTCTACACTCGTGATGATGGCCCAGCTAAACCCGATCCCACATGCCTCAATCGAATTGCCGAGTTGTGGCAAATTGAACCGGACAAAATTGCCTATGTTGGCGATCATTTTTATGATGTAGAAGCGGCCAATCGGGCGGGAATGCGATCTGTGCTGCTGAACTTTGATAGCCCCAGAGATCACCAGCATCAAGCAGACTTCGTGTTTCGTGATTTACAGCAGTTACTGCACGCCATTCCCTCAATTTCATTGTGTGCGTAA
- a CDS encoding CIA30 family protein, whose amino-acid sequence MEPIDLLKQDHFGRWSIINDGVMGGLSWSQIAEQTSKDESYNLQFSGKVSLENNGGFASTTRPITDEDRQTLAKHKATKIVLTTQGDGQQYQLRLKTENGAITYKTLFHTQKDKVQHWLFSPQEFIETFRGQEFPNSDKPNFANLSDIGFLISNKQPGPFQLQILSLAIR is encoded by the coding sequence ATGGAACCAATCGATCTACTCAAACAGGACCATTTTGGTCGTTGGAGCATTATCAACGATGGCGTCATGGGCGGACTTTCATGGAGCCAAATAGCAGAGCAAACAAGCAAAGATGAAAGCTACAATTTGCAATTTTCAGGTAAGGTTTCCCTAGAAAACAACGGTGGCTTCGCGTCTACCACACGCCCTATCACAGACGAAGATCGCCAAACCTTAGCCAAGCATAAAGCAACCAAGATCGTGCTAACAACTCAGGGTGATGGTCAGCAATATCAACTACGCCTTAAAACAGAAAATGGCGCAATCACTTATAAAACGCTATTTCATACCCAAAAAGACAAAGTTCAACACTGGTTATTCAGTCCCCAAGAATTTATTGAAACCTTTAGGGGACAAGAGTTCCCAAATAGTGATAAACCCAATTTTGCCAACTTAAGTGATATCGGGTTTCTTATCAGTAATAAACAGCCTGGACCGTTCCAATTACAGATCTTATCGCTGGCGATTCGGTAG
- a CDS encoding HD-GYP domain-containing protein: MIVELSISDLTVGMYVVDITVPKDKFTLASETWISEQRVIDALKRKGVEKLLVDPTKAKMPVPVSSKPAFSTRQEFKPAARKPHSLKRKRPSSLNKPSKPLKRSLFKEEVREARQLFDESKAIQQRLFLDARNGVPLSLEPVQEVTNRSIEMIFDNPDALACVINLRHKDQYLLEHSVSVSVLMTIFAFYLKMDKEVVSELAIGAFLHDVGKIMISPQILDKPGRLTDEEFEVMKTHASHSIRIIKETPNISPLSLEVARLHHEKLNGKGYPYGVVASEISLYGRMISICDIYDALTANRCYKDGYPQVKAFSILRMLGQNNELDADLVDHFIKCMGVYPVGALVQLESNRLAIVESHNLSDPIRPMVKPFYHLNPNRFESCEHIDLASMPDDLIVKCVRPDDFDLNMDEIMAFLSHEG, translated from the coding sequence ATGATCGTGGAACTGAGTATTTCAGATCTTACCGTTGGTATGTATGTTGTTGATATTACTGTTCCTAAAGACAAGTTTACGCTGGCTAGCGAGACTTGGATTTCAGAGCAGAGAGTGATTGATGCCTTGAAACGAAAAGGGGTTGAAAAACTATTAGTCGATCCGACCAAGGCTAAAATGCCCGTGCCTGTATCGTCAAAACCTGCCTTCTCAACGCGCCAAGAATTTAAGCCTGCCGCGCGTAAACCACACTCGCTGAAGAGAAAAAGACCCAGCAGCTTAAATAAACCAAGTAAACCTCTCAAGCGTTCTCTGTTTAAAGAGGAGGTTCGAGAAGCTAGGCAGCTATTTGATGAATCGAAAGCCATTCAACAACGATTGTTTTTGGATGCTAGAAATGGTGTGCCCTTATCACTTGAGCCTGTGCAGGAGGTCACTAATCGTTCTATTGAAATGATTTTTGATAACCCTGATGCGCTAGCCTGTGTGATCAATCTTCGACATAAAGATCAATATCTTTTAGAACACTCAGTATCGGTTTCCGTGCTAATGACGATCTTTGCGTTTTATTTGAAGATGGATAAAGAGGTGGTAAGTGAGTTAGCCATTGGGGCATTTTTGCATGATGTTGGTAAGATTATGATCTCACCCCAAATATTAGATAAGCCTGGTCGTTTAACGGATGAAGAGTTTGAGGTGATGAAAACCCACGCTAGTCACTCTATTCGAATCATCAAAGAGACACCTAATATCAGTCCGCTGAGTCTCGAAGTGGCTAGGTTACATCATGAAAAGCTTAACGGTAAGGGTTACCCCTATGGAGTGGTGGCCAGCGAAATATCCCTTTATGGTAGGATGATCTCTATCTGTGATATTTACGATGCCCTTACCGCTAATCGTTGTTACAAAGATGGCTACCCACAAGTTAAGGCGTTTAGTATTTTAAGAATGCTGGGGCAGAATAATGAGCTCGATGCTGATCTTGTCGATCACTTTATTAAGTGTATGGGGGTCTATCCGGTTGGTGCTTTGGTGCAACTTGAGTCTAATCGGTTGGCTATCGTTGAAAGTCATAACTTGAGCGATCCCATACGGCCAATGGTAAAGCCATTTTATCACCTTAACCCCAATCGTTTTGAAAGTTGCGAACACATAGATTTAGCGTCAATGCCTGACGACCTAATCGTCAAATGCGTTAGACCCGATGATTTTGACCTTAATATGGATGAGATCATGGCGTTTCTATCTCACGAAGGTTGA
- a CDS encoding septation protein A: MKQLLDFLPLVIFFAVYKFFDIYIASGALIAATALQLIVTYILYKKIEKMHLITFAMVSFFGTLTLVFHDDAFIKWKVTVVYTLFAIALAVSQFINKPILKGMLGKELIVEDNIWARITWYWVIFFVACGLVNIYVAFSLSQETWVNFKVFGLTALTLINTVITVVYLYKHMPEEHKKELK, from the coding sequence ATGAAACAACTGCTCGACTTTCTGCCGTTAGTGATCTTCTTCGCTGTATATAAATTTTTCGACATCTATATTGCTAGCGGGGCACTCATCGCCGCGACGGCCTTACAACTTATTGTTACCTATATTTTGTATAAAAAAATCGAAAAAATGCACCTGATCACCTTTGCCATGGTAAGTTTCTTCGGCACACTAACATTAGTGTTTCACGATGATGCCTTTATAAAATGGAAGGTCACCGTTGTCTATACGCTGTTTGCTATCGCGTTGGCTGTCAGTCAATTTATTAATAAACCCATACTCAAGGGAATGCTAGGTAAAGAGCTGATTGTCGAAGACAACATATGGGCTCGAATCACTTGGTATTGGGTGATCTTTTTCGTTGCTTGTGGACTAGTAAACATCTATGTTGCTTTTAGCCTGTCTCAAGAAACTTGGGTTAATTTCAAGGTGTTCGGCCTTACCGCTTTAACATTAATCAACACCGTCATTACGGTAGTGTATCTTTATAAACATATGCCAGAAGAACATAAAAAGGAACTCAAATAA
- a CDS encoding YciI family protein produces MWYMISSQDIENSLEKRLAARPEHLARLQELSDEGRLLVAGPHPAIDDENPGEAGFTGSLVVADFDSLEAAKAWADNDPYIVAGVYEKVIVKPFKHVLP; encoded by the coding sequence ATGTGGTACATGATCTCATCTCAAGACATTGAAAATAGTTTAGAAAAGCGCTTAGCCGCTCGTCCAGAGCACCTTGCTAGGTTGCAGGAATTATCAGATGAAGGCCGTTTATTGGTCGCAGGTCCTCACCCTGCTATCGATGATGAAAACCCTGGCGAAGCCGGATTTACTGGTTCTCTAGTCGTGGCAGATTTCGATTCTCTGGAAGCGGCGAAAGCGTGGGCCGATAACGATCCTTATATTGTGGCCGGTGTTTACGAAAAAGTGATCGTAAAACCATTTAAACATGTACTGCCGTAA